Proteins from one Chroococcidiopsis sp. CCMEE 29 genomic window:
- a CDS encoding HAMP domain-containing sensor histidine kinase, whose amino-acid sequence MDFSQLLLAKTEMIAETWVEAVRQDRQIESASELSYTAVRNQMPHVLKAMATVLSQTQDDDVKSLVQASLDHGIHRAEQGYDPAEIAREYRLLRGVIFAALDAELLQAPSAQVIRVFRRIDAVIDEAIACCFQSYSEERLREFKQLQSQLTLTNQELTRLVRANQDNLSHLAHELKNPLNSIIGYSELFLRQNRENTDLKDTLVNLEHIERVCRNGRHLLRLLNDTLEISRYEAGKMQLQPKLLDPRSSIKDVIEMLAPLAEQKQLQMLVECDRAPAEVITDSLRLQQIVTNLLSNAIRYTQSGTIQVACQLLADNQWAIAVSDTGIGIEPEYQAHIFDPYFQITSSSTNSGSNGLGLAIVSRLVKLLQGKIELVSQVGVGSTFTVILPLAVKTTEEAVTAITTQVGA is encoded by the coding sequence ATGGATTTTAGTCAATTGCTGCTTGCTAAAACTGAGATGATCGCAGAAACTTGGGTTGAAGCCGTTCGCCAAGACCGACAGATCGAGAGTGCTTCTGAGTTGTCATACACGGCTGTGCGTAATCAGATGCCGCATGTGCTTAAGGCAATGGCAACTGTGCTTTCCCAGACACAGGACGATGATGTTAAGTCGCTCGTGCAGGCGAGTTTAGATCATGGCATTCACAGAGCTGAGCAAGGCTACGATCCAGCAGAAATTGCTCGAGAGTATCGTCTACTACGCGGTGTAATCTTTGCTGCTTTAGACGCGGAGCTATTACAAGCACCATCTGCACAAGTGATTCGAGTCTTCCGGCGGATTGATGCTGTGATCGATGAAGCGATCGCCTGCTGCTTCCAAAGCTATAGTGAAGAACGATTGCGGGAATTCAAGCAGCTGCAAAGTCAGTTGACGCTTACCAATCAGGAGTTAACTCGCTTAGTGCGCGCGAATCAAGACAACCTCTCTCATTTAGCCCACGAACTGAAAAATCCTCTCAATTCGATCATTGGCTACTCAGAGCTGTTTTTGCGCCAAAACCGAGAAAACACCGATTTGAAGGACACACTTGTTAATTTGGAGCATATTGAGCGCGTGTGCCGTAATGGCAGACATTTACTCCGTCTGCTTAACGATACTCTAGAAATCTCGCGCTATGAGGCAGGGAAAATGCAATTGCAGCCAAAACTCCTAGATCCGCGCTCTTCAATCAAAGATGTGATAGAAATGTTGGCGCCTTTGGCAGAGCAGAAACAGCTGCAAATGCTGGTTGAGTGTGATCGCGCTCCTGCGGAAGTAATAACAGACTCATTGCGATTACAGCAGATCGTCACGAATCTTCTCAGCAATGCAATTCGTTACACCCAATCGGGAACTATCCAAGTAGCGTGCCAGCTTCTAGCAGATAATCAATGGGCGATCGCTGTCTCTGATACCGGAATAGGAATTGAGCCTGAATATCAAGCTCATATCTTTGACCCTTACTTTCAAATTACCTCCAGCAGCACTAATTCCGGTAGCAATGGTCTTGGGTTAGCGATCGTCTCTCGGTTAGTCAAACTACTGCAAGGCAAAATAGAGCTAGTATCACAAGTTGGAGTTGGCTCCACTTTCACAGTCATCTTACCATTGGCAGTCAAGACAACTGAAGAAGCAGTAACAGCAATAACAACTCAGGTAGGAGCCTGA
- the ntrB gene encoding nitrate ABC transporter permease — MTFHLNLAAIAVAGQTAWRRAKPIVIRDVVLLPAAGFVGIILLWWVVALANHELMPTPPEALVANLDYILNPFYRRGPGDLGLGWLLLASLRRVLIGFFLGAIVAIPLGFLIGMSKQAMMALNPVIQIFKPVSPLAWLPIALAIFNLADPSAIFVIFITSLWPTIINTALGVSSVSQDYIDVSRVLEMPKWRRITKIIWPASLPYIFTGLRISLGIAWLVIVAVEMLTGGIGIGFFVWDEWNRLNLSSVFLAVLVIGVTGLLLDYAVAQIESWATHRRRAKA; from the coding sequence ATGACATTTCACCTAAATCTTGCCGCGATTGCGGTAGCCGGACAGACTGCGTGGAGACGTGCTAAACCTATTGTCATTCGGGATGTAGTTTTACTGCCTGCTGCTGGTTTTGTAGGGATTATTTTACTTTGGTGGGTTGTTGCCCTTGCCAACCATGAATTGATGCCTACTCCACCTGAAGCCCTGGTTGCTAATTTAGACTACATCCTCAACCCATTCTATCGGCGAGGACCGGGTGATTTAGGGCTTGGTTGGTTGCTACTGGCGAGCCTGCGACGGGTATTAATAGGCTTTTTTTTAGGGGCGATCGTGGCAATTCCCCTGGGTTTTCTGATCGGCATGTCCAAACAAGCAATGATGGCACTCAATCCCGTCATTCAGATTTTCAAGCCCGTATCACCGCTAGCTTGGCTACCCATTGCCCTAGCTATCTTCAATTTGGCTGATCCATCTGCCATTTTTGTTATCTTCATTACTTCTTTGTGGCCCACAATTATCAATACAGCCCTCGGTGTTTCTAGTGTTTCCCAAGACTATATTGATGTATCACGAGTGCTGGAAATGCCCAAGTGGAGAAGGATTACAAAGATTATTTGGCCAGCCAGTTTGCCCTATATTTTTACAGGCTTGCGGATCAGTTTGGGGATTGCTTGGCTTGTGATCGTCGCTGTGGAAATGCTCACCGGTGGGATTGGCATCGGCTTTTTTGTTTGGGATGAATGGAACCGCTTAAACCTGAGTTCCGTATTCCTAGCAGTGCTGGTGATTGGCGTCACAGGATTACTGCTTGACTACGCCGTTGCCCAAATTGAGTCCTGGGCGACTCACCGCCGGCGTGCTAAAGCTTAA
- a CDS encoding ABC transporter substrate-binding protein, which yields MSNSTNWTRRRFLEGMGATAAGMALSSCAISGDRSATGLTAEAAAVEQVVDPSTLEKPNLTVGYVPVNDCAPFAIAWKKGFFRKYGLNVRLNREASWATSRDGIIFGRTDAAPVVSGAVTNARIGAEGARHAPLCAAMTIHRHGNAMTMNRAMWEAGLRPWREYNGDLEAFGRDFRRYFDNLPAEQRVWAVVLSSAIYEYFIRYLSAAAGVDPLKEFRVIIIPPPQMVTNVRIGAMQAYMVAEPWNTRAIAGNEGVGFTFAQGKEIWLGHPDRLLGVLESFIENYPKTYRSLVKAMIEACQYCSKPENREEVAKLISERSFTAAKPQFTRPGIVGEYNYGGFDGQKRIAESLDTTIFFNIPKNIPQPPGAHSTFLWRSHSIWLMTQAARWGQIKAFPKNAEQIAERGWKTDLYREIAAELGIESPKEDYKVEPPEVFIDNKGFDPSDPVGYLNSFEIKANRPTRFFMS from the coding sequence ATGAGTAATAGCACTAACTGGACGCGAAGAAGATTTCTTGAGGGTATGGGTGCCACGGCGGCTGGGATGGCACTTTCTTCCTGTGCAATTAGCGGTGATCGCAGCGCTACAGGACTCACTGCTGAAGCCGCAGCCGTAGAACAGGTGGTAGACCCCAGCACGTTGGAAAAACCTAATTTGACCGTGGGATATGTTCCAGTCAATGACTGTGCACCGTTTGCGATCGCCTGGAAAAAAGGATTTTTCCGCAAGTACGGTCTAAACGTCAGACTCAATCGGGAGGCTAGCTGGGCAACTTCTCGCGACGGGATTATCTTTGGGCGGACTGATGCCGCACCCGTTGTATCTGGGGCAGTAACCAATGCCAGAATTGGAGCCGAAGGCGCACGCCATGCACCGTTGTGTGCTGCTATGACGATTCACCGCCACGGCAACGCTATGACGATGAACCGGGCAATGTGGGAGGCGGGGCTGCGCCCTTGGCGGGAGTACAACGGCGATTTGGAAGCGTTTGGGCGTGATTTTAGACGCTACTTTGACAACCTGCCAGCGGAGCAGCGTGTTTGGGCAGTGGTGCTGAGTTCAGCCATCTATGAATACTTTATCCGCTACTTATCTGCCGCTGCTGGTGTCGATCCACTGAAGGAGTTTCGGGTTATTATCATTCCGCCACCTCAAATGGTGACTAACGTGCGAATTGGGGCGATGCAGGCTTACATGGTGGCAGAACCCTGGAATACACGCGCCATCGCTGGGAATGAAGGTGTTGGCTTTACCTTTGCTCAAGGCAAAGAAATCTGGTTGGGACACCCAGACCGGCTGCTTGGGGTGCTGGAAAGCTTTATTGAAAACTACCCCAAAACCTATCGTTCGCTGGTTAAGGCAATGATTGAAGCCTGCCAGTATTGCAGCAAACCTGAAAACCGTGAAGAGGTTGCTAAACTAATTTCTGAGCGTTCGTTTACCGCTGCTAAGCCCCAATTTACCCGACCGGGGATCGTGGGCGAATACAACTATGGTGGGTTTGATGGTCAAAAACGAATTGCCGAATCCCTAGACACGACAATTTTCTTCAACATACCTAAAAACATTCCTCAACCGCCGGGAGCACACTCTACGTTTCTTTGGCGTTCTCATAGTATCTGGTTGATGACTCAAGCAGCTCGTTGGGGACAAATCAAAGCATTCCCAAAAAATGCCGAACAAATTGCTGAACGAGGCTGGAAAACCGATCTCTATCGTGAGATTGCCGCGGAACTGGGGATCGAGTCTCCGAAGGAGGATTATAAAGTGGAACCGCCAGAAGTATTCATAGACAACAAAGGCTTTGACCCTAGCGATCCAGTCGGCTATCTCAATAGTTTTGAGATCAAGGCTAATCGTCCTACTCGCTTCTTCATGTCATAA
- a CDS encoding nitrate ABC transporter ATP-binding protein (This model describes the ATP binding subunits of ATP-binding cassette (ABC) transporters for nitrate transport, or for bicarbonate transport, in bacteria and archaea.), whose translation MTKSTSFLTNANEIDASRTGFLEIENLVKSYPTPTGDEFVVLNGINLTVSEDEYISVIGHSGCGKSTLLKIVAGLEKATSGSVRLDGKEIRKPGAERMMVFQHYSLLPWLTVRENIRLAVDEVLKKATRAEKISIVNEHLAMVNLTAAADKYPDEISGGMKQRVGIARALAIRPKMLLMDEPFGALDALTRGKLQRQVLNIWENHRQAVMMITHDVDEAIYMSDRIVLMTNGPAATIGEILEVPFPHPRDRQAMRTSKDYMELRNHALNFLDRYFTQDE comes from the coding sequence ATGACTAAATCTACTTCTTTTCTTACTAATGCTAATGAGATAGACGCTAGCCGCACGGGATTTCTAGAAATCGAAAATCTAGTCAAGTCCTATCCAACACCTACTGGAGATGAGTTTGTCGTTCTTAATGGCATCAATCTTACCGTCAGTGAAGATGAATATATTTCTGTAATTGGGCATTCTGGTTGCGGCAAATCGACACTGCTGAAGATTGTAGCTGGTTTAGAAAAAGCAACTTCTGGCTCAGTGCGACTAGATGGGAAAGAAATTCGGAAGCCTGGCGCTGAGCGGATGATGGTGTTTCAACACTATTCACTGCTGCCTTGGCTGACGGTGCGAGAAAATATTCGGCTGGCTGTGGATGAAGTGCTGAAAAAAGCCACTCGTGCTGAAAAAATTAGCATTGTGAATGAACACTTGGCAATGGTGAACTTGACAGCGGCAGCTGACAAATATCCAGATGAGATTTCTGGGGGGATGAAACAACGGGTCGGTATTGCTAGAGCTTTGGCAATTCGCCCTAAAATGTTGCTGATGGATGAACCGTTTGGAGCACTGGATGCACTAACTCGTGGTAAATTGCAGCGGCAGGTGCTGAATATTTGGGAAAACCATCGCCAGGCAGTGATGATGATTACCCATGATGTGGATGAAGCGATTTATATGTCTGATCGCATTGTCTTAATGACGAATGGTCCAGCTGCCACGATTGGGGAAATTTTGGAAGTGCCTTTTCCGCATCCACGCGATCGCCAAGCAATGCGGACCTCCAAGGATTATATGGAACTGCGCAACCACGCACTGAATTTCCTAGATCGCTATTTCACTCAAGACGAGTAG
- a CDS encoding TPM domain-containing protein translates to MFKQIVSVCVLSIAAITLPATSLAISVQEVPNPRQVNGGWVTDQANILSPATEARLNQMISQLETENGSEIAVVTVPETAPSATPKEFATNLFNYWKIGKAGVDNGVLLLISTGDRRVEIETGYGVEGILPDARVGSIIQNKITPRFKQGDFEGGTLAGTEALVVALKTDAPPPNPGVTNAPTLNPSGEAPSLGAAEMPVGWLGGIGAGGALLAFIGYKLSRRSVFVEPEGYFRSHNFWRLRRPLHCNRCKQPMTKLDSSSLMLYLSQPQQVAQKIGSIEFEGWQCPNCHPHLTGLGMHIHAYVSKSSQFSRCPKCQEWTVTKTFSVLSNATQYSEGRRLTSYTCHCCDYHKQTEEWIPRLPPPPPPPSSSGGDFGGGGFGGGGGFSGGGGGFGGGSSGGGGAGGSW, encoded by the coding sequence ATGTTCAAACAAATTGTTTCCGTATGTGTTTTGAGTATAGCCGCAATTACCTTACCGGCTACTAGCCTTGCTATAAGTGTGCAGGAAGTTCCTAATCCCCGGCAAGTTAACGGTGGTTGGGTAACAGATCAAGCCAATATACTCAGTCCGGCAACGGAAGCAAGACTCAATCAGATGATTTCACAGTTGGAGACTGAAAACGGTAGTGAAATTGCTGTTGTGACGGTGCCAGAGACAGCGCCAAGTGCGACACCGAAGGAGTTTGCGACCAATCTATTTAACTACTGGAAAATTGGTAAGGCGGGTGTGGATAATGGCGTATTGCTGTTGATTTCCACAGGCGATCGCCGAGTTGAAATTGAAACAGGCTATGGTGTCGAAGGGATTTTACCGGATGCCCGTGTAGGTAGCATTATCCAAAATAAAATTACGCCACGATTTAAACAAGGCGACTTTGAGGGTGGTACGCTGGCGGGAACAGAAGCGCTGGTAGTGGCTTTGAAAACCGATGCACCGCCTCCAAATCCTGGCGTTACCAATGCACCAACTCTAAACCCTAGCGGTGAGGCACCGAGTCTCGGCGCTGCTGAAATGCCTGTTGGTTGGCTAGGTGGGATCGGTGCTGGTGGAGCCTTGCTAGCCTTTATTGGTTACAAACTATCCCGGCGATCAGTTTTTGTTGAACCAGAAGGTTACTTTCGGAGTCATAACTTCTGGAGGTTAAGGCGACCTTTGCATTGCAATCGTTGCAAGCAACCGATGACAAAGCTGGATTCGTCTTCATTGATGCTTTATCTCAGCCAACCTCAGCAAGTGGCTCAAAAAATTGGCAGTATTGAATTTGAAGGCTGGCAATGTCCTAACTGTCATCCCCATCTGACTGGCTTAGGAATGCACATACACGCCTATGTATCTAAATCATCTCAATTTAGCAGATGTCCCAAGTGTCAAGAATGGACAGTCACAAAGACGTTTAGCGTTCTGAGCAACGCTACCCAGTACAGCGAAGGTAGACGCTTGACTAGTTACACGTGCCACTGCTGTGATTATCACAAACAGACTGAGGAATGGATTCCGCGCCTGCCTCCTCCACCTCCCCCTCCTAGTAGTAGCGGTGGCGACTTTGGCGGTGGCGGCTTTGGCGGTGGCGGTGGCTTTAGCGGTGGCGGTGGAGGCTTTGGCGGTGGCAGTAGTGGTGGCGGTGGTGCAGGCGGCAGTTGGTAA
- a CDS encoding LemA family protein, producing MKEDRIPEQITPEVFALASRLYAQKNQEFSLEELVKAGAEAQIPAEFIQQAVQQIQAKHLQAQKRQKKLKLILLSMGVVIIFWSILTYNTLKSAAQRVDAAWAQVENQFQRRADLIPNLVSVTQAYARQERELVMLLQNSRQTYLQADSPDEKIAAMAQITQAFDKFQNYSVQNPQLQSSQAFTNLQYELAGTENRIAVERMRYNQAVEAYNQKVESFPNSLFSVVLGFQPKAFYQAQKTTTPVINPDVMK from the coding sequence ATGAAAGAAGATAGAATTCCTGAACAAATTACTCCAGAAGTTTTTGCCTTGGCTTCTCGCTTGTATGCTCAAAAGAATCAGGAATTTTCTTTAGAGGAGTTAGTAAAAGCAGGCGCAGAAGCACAAATTCCAGCGGAATTTATTCAACAGGCAGTGCAGCAAATTCAAGCAAAGCATCTGCAAGCTCAAAAGCGACAAAAAAAGCTAAAACTGATTTTACTCAGCATGGGGGTAGTTATAATCTTTTGGAGTATCTTGACTTATAACACACTTAAGAGTGCTGCTCAAAGAGTAGATGCTGCCTGGGCACAAGTAGAAAATCAGTTTCAGCGACGAGCTGACTTAATTCCCAACTTAGTCAGCGTCACTCAAGCCTATGCTCGTCAAGAGCGGGAGTTAGTAATGCTACTGCAAAACTCCCGCCAAACATACTTACAAGCAGACAGCCCAGATGAAAAGATTGCAGCAATGGCTCAAATAACCCAAGCCTTTGACAAATTTCAAAACTATTCAGTCCAGAACCCACAACTACAATCAAGTCAGGCATTCACCAATTTACAATATGAATTAGCAGGGACTGAAAATCGCATTGCTGTTGAAAGAATGCGCTACAATCAAGCAGTAGAAGCCTATAATCAAAAAGTTGAATCTTTTCCTAATTCTTTATTTTCCGTAGTATTGGGCTTTCAGCCAAAGGCATTTTATCAAGCTCAAAAAACTACTACTCCGGTAATTAACCCCGATGTAATGAAGTAA